The following are encoded in a window of Labrus bergylta chromosome 16, fLabBer1.1, whole genome shotgun sequence genomic DNA:
- the LOC109989218 gene encoding adhesion G protein-coupled receptor E5-like, whose translation MAVRWNLLILALHLSLPVVLSCQDGFIMLQGKCIDVDECVDMDGNPGSGLCGMNSTCLNTEGSYFCKCFDGFRSVSSITCEDIEECLTQKDICGPNAECKNTIPHYSCTCKDGFNSTAGRKTFGHTDKAICTDVDECKVDKVCDQNATCINTLGSYRCFCNPGFGLTSGQPYYTGTQGQCEDICKVDKTICGNGTCHRGADGHHCACHAGFTNYGNNGSRCTALNCDVYKDTSYLRETFPVAHDLVVQLNKICLKLTESKDSSELDGEELLKTLLSVIDNLLSGETFSDNRKVSIFLDLVENTLKLIGPFMKPPGTKISSNHTELQLLLHKGADLPQGAVVLSSMQTQLDMQMATAAGDPSSYPGFTAVSLLSYANLEGSAEGFYSGMKPKGKERFQINSKVVTVSVSNTNTSHLQEPIKLTFNHLEKTNQTHVCVFWNSSEEGGTWSDRGCRVVESNPEYTVCSCNHLSSFAVLMALYDLKDRFELELISWVGLSLSLICLFICILTFWFVRSIHNPRTTIHLHLCISLFIANLIFLAGISRTENPVGCAVVAGLLHFFFLAAFCWMCLEGIQLFRMVILVFNTNFKTLYMMAGGYGVPAVIVAISALVNAKGYGTDRHCWLKLDFIWSFFGPACVIIIINIFFFLMTVWKLAQKFSRLHPDLDNLQKIKAFTITAVAQLCVLGTMWIFGCFQFEEGSIVMSYLFTIFGSFQGVMLFVIRHSSKQVREEYGNILSKCCAPRKKTYTESSSFQLQQSSRIQEQP comes from the exons ATGGCAGTCAGGTGGAACCTCCTGATTCTGG CTCTGCACCTTTCCCTCCCTGTAGTCCTGTCCTGCCAAGATGGATTTATTATGCTTCAGGGCAAATGTATTG ACGTAGATGAATGTGTTGACATGGATGGTAATCCTGGTTCTGGACTATGTGGAATGAATTCCACTTGTTTGAACACAGAAGGAAGCTACTTTTGCAAATGTTTTGATGGTTTCAGGTCAGTATCAAGTATAACATGTGAAG ATATTGAAGAGTGTTTGACCCAAAAAGACATCTGTGGACCGAACGCTGAATGTAAGAATACAATTCCACATTATTCCTGCACCTGTAAGGATGGATTCAATTCCACAGCAGGAAGAAAGACTTTTGGCCACACTGACAAAGCTATATGTACAG ATGTTGACGAATGTAAAGTTGACAAGGTGTGTGATCAGAATGCAACATGCATCAACACACTGGGCAGTTATCGCTGTTTCTGCAACCCTGGTTTTGGACTGACATCTGGCCAACCGTACTATACTGGGACACAGGGTCAATGTGAAG ACATATGTAAGGTTGATAAGACAATCTGTGGAAATGGAACCTGCCACCGTGGAGCCGATGGTCATCACTGTGCTTGCCATGCTGGATTTACCAACTATGGCAACAATGGGTCTCGCTGCACTG CGTTAAACTGTGATGTTTACAAAGATACAAGCTATCTGAGAGAG ACATTTCCTGTTGCACACGACCTGGTGGTGCAGTTGAATAAAATCTGTCTAAAGCTGACAGAAAGTAAGGATTCATCAGAGCTGGATGGAGAGGAATTACTAAAG ACACTGTTGTCTGTCATCGACAATCTTTTGTCCGGTGAAACCTTCAGTGATAACAGGAAAGTTTCCATCTTTCTTGACTTggtggaaaacacactgaagctcATAGGACCTTTCATGAAGCCCCCGGGAACCAAAATCTCATCGAATCACACAG agctgcagctgctgctgcataAGGGAGCTGACTTACCCCAAGGAGCTGTGGTTTTATCATCAATGCAAACTCAGCTGGACATGCAGATGGCGACAGCTGCAGGAGATCCTTCCTCTTACCCTG GCTTTACAGCAGTGTCCCTGCTAAGCTATGCAAACCTGGAAGGCTCTGCAGAGGGTTTCTACAGTGGAATGAAACCAAAAGGAAAGGAACGTTTTCAGATCAACTCTAAAGTAGTGACTGTTTCTgtcagcaacacaaacacaagccatCTCCAAGAGCCTATCAAGTTAACCTTTAACCACCTGGAAAAG ACAAACCAAACccacgtgtgtgtgttctggaACTCCTCAGAGGAAGGGGGGACGTGGTCTGATCGTGGTTGCAGAGTGGTGGAGTCCAATCCTGAATACACTGTGTGCTCCTGCAACCATCTGAGCAGCTTTGCTGTGCTCATGGCACTTTATGACTTGAAG GACAGGTTTGAGTTAGAGCTGATCTCATGGGTGGGTCTTTCCCTGTCACTTATCTGCCTCTTCATCTGCATCCTGACGTTCTGGTTTGTACGCTCCATCCACAATCCCAGAACAACCATCCACCTTCACCTATGCATCAGTCTCTTCATTGCCAACCTCATTTTCCTTGCAGGCATCTCTCGTACAGAAAACCCG GTTGGCTGTGCAGTGGTTGCAGGGTTGCTGCATTTCTTCTTCCTGGCTGCATTTTGCTGGATGTGCCTGGAGGGCATACAACTCTTCAGGATGGTAATCCTGGTCTTTAACACCAACTTCAAAACCCTCTACATGATGGCAGGTGGCTATGGAGTCCCAGCTGTAATCGTCGCCATCTCTGCCTTAGTTAACGCCAAGGGATATGGCACTGATAGACA TTGCTGGTTGAAGCTGGATTTCATTTGGAGTTTCTTTGGCCCCGCCTGTGTCATCATCATT ataaacattttcttctttctcatgACTGTGTGGAAATTGGCACAGAAGTTCTCAAGATTACACCCTGACCTGGACAATCTGCAGAAAATAAA GGCATTCACCATTACTGCAGTggctcagctgtgtgtgttgggcACCATGTGGATCTTTGGATGTTTCCAGTTTGAGGAGGGCAGTATTGTAATGTCCTACCTGTTTACCATCTTTGGCAGCTTTCAGGGGGTCATGCTCTTCGTCATTCGTCATTCGTCTAAACAG GTGAGGGAGGAGTATGGAAACATCCTGTCAAAATGCTGTGCACCCAGGAAGAAGACATACACAGAGTCAAGCTCATTCCAACTCCAGCAAAGCTCGA GGATCCAAGAGCAGCCATGA